The Silurus meridionalis isolate SWU-2019-XX chromosome 16, ASM1480568v1, whole genome shotgun sequence genome has a segment encoding these proteins:
- the racgap1 gene encoding rac GTPase-activating protein 1, whose protein sequence is METAVMNLHSLFENLRGHVEVLNDSIEPQFIQMALNFEDCRRKWLRVEQDLASCKEVLAKAETERGALEVKLKHARNQVDVEIRRRQKAESDCEKMDRQIQLIRDLLVTEGSSTSIQLNDEQRSALAFLNARSQAPANLNSSRRLATIDESASILSDISYDKTDDSLDWDSSVVRTVRLKKRQKRRSSRNHTDGPPAVAKRSRSTGRTSEKGNESLVAKTTVTVPNNGGLIEAVTTLEAVPYWTRSRRKTAAMVWDTADTDSVQSVDIIKRSGTKAEPSTPQSNGSVRLHEFVSKTVIKPESCVPCGKRIKFGKISLKCRDCRVVSHPECRERCPLPCIPNQAGTPGKTGESGTLADYVSVTSPMIPPLVVHCVNEIEQRGLHETGLYRLSGADRVVKELKEKFLRGKTLPLLSKVDDIHAITGVLKDFLRNLKEPLLTFRLNKNFMEAAELDDDNSTALMYQTISDLPQPNRDTLAFLMLHLQRVAQSHDTKMNVTNLARVFGPTIVGHSIPDPEPMTILQDTKRQPKVVECLLGLPADYWGQFVMVEQTHTDHMIIENTNVYSTPDQKVSMFGPLTTPDQQMSKTPSSSSLSQRMKNATLGAITPKFGSKSKSAASFSRQGNFFASPLLK, encoded by the exons ATGGAGACCGCAGTAATGAACCTTCACAGTTTGTTTGAGAATCTTCGCGGCCACGTCGAGGTCCTCAATGACAGTATTGAGCCCC AGTTTATTCAGATGGCACTGAATTTTGAGGACTGTCGTCGTAAATGGCTGAGAGTGGAGCAGGATTTGGCCTCTTGTAAGGAGGTGCTTGCTAAAGCAGAGACTGAGAGGGGTGCACTGGAAGTCAAGTTAAAGCATGCTCGCAACCAAGTGGACGTAGAAATCCGCAGAAGACAAAAAGCTGAATCAGATTGCGAAAAAATG GATCGTCAGATTCAACTCATTCGAGATCTGTTGGTCACTGAGGGTTCTAGTACCAGTATCCAGCTAAATGATGAGCAACGGTCAGCTCTTGCTTTCCTCAATGCACGGTCACAAGCACCAGCCAATCTTAACAGCAGTCGAAG GCTGGCCACTATTGATGAATCTGCCTCAATCTTGTCGGACATTAGCTACGATAAAACTGATGATTCCTTG gACTGGGACTCTTCTGTTGTTAGAACTGTTCGACTAAAGAAACGTCAGAAAAGA CGCTCCTCCAGAAACCATACTGATGGGCCTCCTGCTGTTGCCAAAAGGTCCCGGTCTACAGGCCGCACCtctgagaaa GGAAATGAGTCTCTAGTGGCTAAGACCACAGTGACTGTACCAAATAATGGCGGTCTCATAGAGGCGGTCACCACTCTTGAAGCTGTGCCTTATTGGACCAGAAGCAGGAGAAAGACTG CTGCTATGGTTTGGGACACAGCAGACACTGATTCTGTTCAGTCTGTGGACATAATAAAAAGGAGTGGGACCAAAGCAGAGCCTAGCACGCCACAGAGCAATGGGAGTGTTCGTCTACACGAGTTTGTTTCAAAAACG GTGATAAAGCCAGAGTCCTGTGTTCCTTGTGGCAAGAGGATCAAGTTTGGAAAGATTTCTCTGAAGTGTAGGGACTGTCGTGTTGTTAGCCATCCGGAGTGTCGAGAACGCTGCCCCCTGCCCTGCATCCCTAACCAGGCAGGGACACCAGGAAAAACTGGAGAGAGT GGCACTCTTGCAGACTATGTCTCGGTCACCTCCCCCATGATTCCACCCCTAGTGGTCCACTGTGTGAATGAAATTGAGCAGAGAGGCCTACATGAG ACTGGTCTGTACCGTCTGTCTGGTGCTGACCGGGTGGTGAAGGAGCTGAAAGAGAAGTTTCTGCGTGGAAAGACACTTCCACTGCTAAGTAAAGTAGATGACATCCATGCTATTACTGGTGTCCTTAAAGACTTCCTGAGAAACCTCAAAGAACCACTGCTCACCTTCCGCCTCAACAAAAATTTCATGGAGGCAGCAG AGTTGGATGATGACAATTCAACTGCATTGATGTACCAGACTATTAGTGACTTGCCACAGCCAAACAGAGATACTCTGGCCTTTCTGATGCTCCATCTGCAGAG agttgCCCAAAGCCATGATACTAAGATGAATGTGACTAATCTGGCTCGTGTGTTCGGACCGACAATTGTGGGTCATAGCATACCTGATCCAGAACCAATGACCATTCTGCAGGACACAAAGCGACAACCTAAG gttGTTGAATGCTTGCTGGGATTGCCTGCAGATTACTGGGGCCAGTTTGTGATGGTGGAGCAAACTCACACTGATCACATGATTATTGAGAACACCAATGTTTATTCCACTCCAGACCAAAAAG TGAGTATGTTTGGCCCCCTCACCACACCAGACCAGCAGATGAGCAAGACTCCATCTTCTAGTTCTCTATCTCAGCGGATGAAAAATGCTACGCTGGGAGCCATCACTCCTAA GTTTGGTAGCAAGAGCAAATCTGCTGCCAGCTTCAGTCGCCAAGGGAACTTCTTTGCCTCACCGCTGCTGAAGTAG
- the bin2a gene encoding bridging integrator 2a: MAERKSSEFAKQVQRKFSRAQEKVLQKFGKSEETRDAEFEICVQNLQDQQSDGQRIYKDLKAYLNAVRVMRDASSRLFQSVYDVYELDWEGGEDLGAFVEGEDLLWNDYEAKLKDQALLTIESYMSQFPDMREKVAKRGRKLVDYDSTRHHLESLQNAKKKDEIKIGKAEEEMKMTKTIFEDMNRELKEELPLLYDSRVGCYVTVFQAISNLREIFYKEMFENNKELQNIIMNLKAQHPDKNFVVKNFSRGTLKRRSLKDALSPRALRASFSELHMSYSSRGSLRREQTSSFRSEKGPSEVLSSPARPKPPKDSNCGFGDSDAGSFSEDNPDIERTPSITSAPVVDDTNAFESVNSTTKKDAKKENESTETKKNEPLPGSDHDGEGMILDFKGDLSSQKDLETLSTHPEELNDQGSESENGIGTNCKTGIEGSGDSCKENATNNQILNEIKEETF, encoded by the exons ATGGCTGAGAGAAAAAGTAGCGAGTTTGCAAAACAAGTCCAAAGGAAATTCAGTCGCGCCCAGGAGAAG GTTTTACAGAAATTTGGTAAATCTGAGGAGACCAGAGATGCAGAGTTCGAAATATGTGTACAAAACCTCCAAGATCAGCAG aGTGATGGGCAAAGAATATACAAGGACCTTAAGGCATACTTAAATGCTGTCAGAG TGATGCGAGATGCATCCAGTCGTCTTTTTCAATCTGTATATGATGTTTATGAGCTTGACTGGGAAGGAGGAGAGGACCTTGGGGCTTTTGTAGAG GGGGAAGACCTGCTATGGAATGATTATGAAGCAAAATTGAAAGATCAGGCTTTGCTCACAATAGAATCATACATGAGCCAGTTCCCAGATATGAGG GAAAAAGTTGCCAAACGAGGTAGAAAACTTGTGGACTATGATTCTACTCGTCACCACCTGGAGTCATTGCAAAATGCCAAAAAGAAGGATGAAATCAAGATAGGCAAG GCTGAAGAAGAgatgaaaatgacaaaaacaatcTTTGAGGACATGAACAGGGAACTGAAAGAGGAGCTGCCGCTTCTCTATGATAG TCGGGTTGGTTGCTACGTAACAGTCTTCCAAGCTATCTCAAACTTGAGAGAAATCTTCTATAAAGAAATGTTTGAG AATAACAAGGAGTTACAGAATATCATAATGAATCTAAAAGCCCAGCATCCTGACAAGAACTTTGTGGTTAAGAACTTCAGTCG TGGAACATTGAAGAGGAGGTCACTAAAAGATGCACTGTCTCCCAGAGCACTGAGAGCCAGTTTCTCTGAGCTCCACATGAGTTATAGTTCTCGAGGATCTCTAAG GAGAGAACAGACATCCAGTTTTAGGTCTGAGAAAGGTCCTTCTGAGGTCCTTTCCAGCCCTGCTAGACCAAAGCCCCCAAAGGACAGCAATTGTGGGTTTGGGGACAGCGATGCAGGGTCTTTTAGTGAGGACAACCCAGACATAGAGAGAACACCTTCCATTACATCTGCACCTGTAGTAGATGACACAAATGCTTTTGAAAGTGTGAACAGCACTacaaaaaaagatgcaaaaaaagaaaatgaaagtactgaaacaaaaaaaaatgaaccacTGCCAGGCTCAGACCATGATGGAGAAGGGATGATTTTAGATTTCAAAGGTGACTTGTCTTCACAGAAAG ATCTTGAAACGCTCAGCACCCATCCTGAGGAGCTAAATGATCAAGGCTCTGAATCAGAAAATGGAATAGGCACAAATTGCAAAACAGGTATAGAAGGATCGGGAGACTCTTGCAAG GAAAATGCCACAAATAaccaaatattaaatgaaattaaagagGAAACATTCTGA